One region of Turicibacter bilis genomic DNA includes:
- the rimP gene encoding ribosome maturation factor RimP has translation MSNIVAKTEELVKPICEAAQVDLVDVEYVKEGQVFFLRVYVDTPEGIDIDQCATIAEALSEKLDQHDYIEDEYMLEVSSPGAERPLKTKEEVAQSIGAYVNVRTYKAIDNQKEFEGYLTQFENDIMTLEVLVKTRKKTVEIPYDMASKVRLAIKF, from the coding sequence ATGTCAAATATCGTAGCTAAAACAGAAGAATTAGTTAAACCGATTTGCGAGGCAGCTCAAGTTGACTTAGTTGATGTTGAGTATGTGAAAGAGGGGCAAGTTTTCTTCTTACGTGTGTATGTTGATACACCAGAAGGAATTGATATTGACCAATGTGCGACAATTGCCGAAGCATTAAGTGAAAAATTAGATCAGCATGATTATATCGAAGATGAATACATGTTAGAGGTTTCATCACCAGGTGCTGAGCGCCCATTAAAAACAAAAGAAGAGGTGGCACAGTCTATCGGAGCTTATGTTAATGTAAGAACGTACAAAGCGATTGATAATCAAAAAGAATTCGAAGGTTATTTAACACAATTCGAAAATGATATCATGACACTTGAAGTATTAGTTAAAACTCGCAAAAAAACAGTTGAAATCCCTTATGATATGGCATCTAAGGTTCGACTTGCGATTAAGTTTTAA
- the thiI gene encoding tRNA uracil 4-sulfurtransferase ThiI, which translates to MIYDRILVRYGELSIKGKNRKYFKNALHKIIRRKLRGLDQLKYEVTRDRFYIILNGTAPELVTEQLDKVFGLQSYSLAARCENEIDAIKALALEIINEQPKVPTTFKVETKRSDKQFPMQSGEISRGVGAHLLINTDHLSVDVHNPDMTVFVEVRREGTFIMADHIKGLGGFPVGISGKGLLMISGGIDSPVAGYLMQKRGVEIEAIHFASPPYTSVRSKQKVLDLMEKNAHYAPVDSIDVHVVPFTELQTAIYENIPSSYTMTVMRRMMYRIAEGIAKKREILVLANGESLGQVASQTLASMYAINAVTNMPIIRPVATLDKNEIIEIAKQIDTYDISIRPYEDCCTVFVPEHPATNPSLEKCIEFEQNFDFESLVQKCIDNTEIITVHAGEIIELEDNTACPLNDLF; encoded by the coding sequence ATGATTTATGACCGTATTTTAGTCCGTTATGGTGAATTATCGATTAAAGGAAAAAATCGTAAGTATTTTAAAAATGCATTACACAAAATTATTCGCCGCAAGTTACGTGGGCTTGATCAGTTAAAATATGAAGTGACACGTGACCGTTTCTATATCATTTTAAATGGGACAGCGCCAGAATTAGTAACAGAGCAGCTAGATAAAGTTTTCGGATTACAATCTTATAGTTTAGCTGCTCGTTGTGAAAATGAAATTGATGCAATTAAAGCATTAGCTTTAGAGATTATTAATGAACAACCAAAAGTTCCAACTACATTTAAAGTAGAAACAAAACGTTCAGATAAACAATTCCCAATGCAATCAGGTGAAATTTCACGTGGAGTAGGGGCACATTTATTAATTAATACGGATCACTTAAGCGTGGATGTTCATAATCCGGATATGACGGTGTTTGTTGAAGTTCGTCGCGAAGGAACATTCATTATGGCTGATCACATTAAAGGTCTTGGTGGGTTCCCAGTTGGAATTAGTGGAAAAGGTTTATTAATGATTTCAGGTGGAATTGATAGTCCAGTTGCTGGATACCTAATGCAAAAACGTGGAGTTGAGATTGAAGCGATTCACTTTGCATCACCACCATATACATCAGTTCGTTCAAAACAAAAAGTGTTAGACTTAATGGAGAAAAATGCTCATTATGCACCGGTAGACTCAATTGATGTTCATGTAGTTCCATTCACGGAATTACAAACAGCCATTTATGAGAATATTCCTAGCAGCTATACAATGACAGTTATGCGTCGTATGATGTATCGTATCGCTGAAGGAATTGCTAAAAAACGTGAGATTTTAGTTTTAGCAAATGGTGAAAGTTTAGGGCAAGTTGCTTCTCAAACATTAGCAAGTATGTATGCAATTAATGCTGTAACGAATATGCCAATTATTCGTCCAGTTGCTACACTTGATAAAAATGAAATTATTGAAATTGCGAAACAAATCGATACATATGATATTTCAATTCGTCCATATGAAGATTGCTGTACGGTCTTTGTTCCAGAGCACCCAGCGACTAATCCATCGCTTGAAAAATGTATTGAATTTGAACAAAACTTTGATTTTGAATCATTAGTACAAAAATGTATTGATAATACAGAAATCATTACAGTTCATGCGGGTGAAATCATTGAGTTAGAAGATAATACTGCTTGTCCATTAAATGATTTATTCTAA
- a CDS encoding alpha/beta-type small acid-soluble spore protein, which yields MASRNKLVVPGAQNAIDQMKAEIAHEFGVTLGPDTSARQNGSVGGEITKRLVKQAQQQLGSQNQQ from the coding sequence ATGGCCAGTCGTAATAAATTAGTTGTTCCTGGTGCTCAAAATGCTATCGACCAAATGAAAGCTGAGATCGCTCATGAATTTGGCGTAACTCTTGGCCCAGATACATCAGCTCGTCAAAATGGTTCTGTTGGTGGTGAAATCACTAAACGTTTAGTGAAACAAGCTCAACAACAATTAGGTTCTCAAAACCAACAATAA
- a CDS encoding septation ring formation regulator EzrA, with the protein MTDFKLLILIVMIVVLAIVLIYSVIIVSKKKQYYAKIDELDYLKHEISNQTVPFELAKLRSTKKSERIVKLVQQWERRWGKLESDFITVTEQIIYTEELVANKSFVEADEHLVELKQTLESLKEEVEQLIEEIKSLKKSEERSRSNVVGLKETFEQLKRRYEKEEENYIEFKEEMKTLFKDVEVFFLKFNECMEECNYDLADETIELIKSHIEIIVHMFERTPMYKDTITQEIKPLLREVLKSYESIMKSGVYLKHLQIEETIAVYHEQLDEIPNWIKRFDFVKIEGMLVEIHDNAKQMIEFMKKEYELQEVLKETVVKTKSLMQELQEHSEQLQERYENIKGNYRMPEEEESQFVFLLNEIQIVSNELFYLVGKVDEHQSANSVLLRELSSLNQQLDEIKEQLAVFDGEIESLYAGEKECRQRALHLLKTFNHLKGMYHQVNFPVKNEETEEMIKRANFAIQLLFETIGRLPINIAEIDKQLALAQESIQELSNRVEIEVQQSKLAERLMVYGHRYIGREGMYVVDLTIAEDQFRQGNYETVIEKMRELLKEIEGSRFDLTYDQFKQQLDCYLL; encoded by the coding sequence ATGACAGATTTTAAATTACTAATTTTAATAGTGATGATCGTCGTCTTAGCAATCGTATTAATTTACTCAGTTATTATCGTATCAAAAAAGAAACAATACTATGCTAAAATTGATGAACTTGATTATTTAAAACATGAGATTTCTAATCAGACGGTCCCGTTTGAATTAGCCAAGCTACGTAGCACAAAAAAGAGTGAGCGTATTGTTAAGTTAGTTCAACAATGGGAACGACGTTGGGGAAAATTAGAATCCGACTTTATTACCGTCACGGAGCAGATTATTTATACGGAAGAGCTTGTTGCCAATAAAAGTTTCGTTGAAGCCGATGAGCATTTAGTAGAGTTAAAACAAACGCTTGAGTCGTTAAAAGAAGAAGTTGAACAATTAATTGAAGAAATTAAGTCGTTAAAGAAATCAGAAGAACGTAGTCGTTCAAATGTCGTTGGATTAAAAGAAACGTTTGAACAATTAAAACGTCGTTATGAAAAAGAAGAAGAGAACTATATTGAGTTTAAAGAAGAGATGAAGACCTTATTTAAAGATGTTGAAGTCTTTTTCTTAAAATTTAATGAGTGTATGGAAGAATGTAATTACGATTTAGCTGATGAAACGATTGAACTGATTAAGTCACATATTGAAATTATTGTTCATATGTTTGAACGCACTCCAATGTATAAAGATACAATTACACAAGAAATCAAGCCTTTATTACGTGAAGTTTTAAAGAGCTATGAATCGATTATGAAATCAGGGGTCTATTTAAAGCATCTTCAAATTGAAGAAACGATTGCAGTGTATCATGAGCAATTAGATGAGATTCCAAATTGGATCAAACGTTTTGATTTTGTTAAGATTGAAGGAATGCTGGTTGAGATTCATGATAATGCTAAACAAATGATTGAATTCATGAAGAAAGAATATGAACTTCAAGAGGTGTTAAAAGAGACGGTTGTTAAAACGAAATCGCTTATGCAAGAGCTACAAGAGCATAGCGAGCAACTTCAAGAGCGTTATGAAAATATTAAAGGAAATTATCGCATGCCTGAGGAAGAGGAGAGTCAGTTCGTCTTTTTATTAAATGAAATTCAAATTGTAAGTAATGAATTATTCTATTTAGTCGGAAAAGTCGATGAACATCAAAGTGCAAATTCTGTGTTATTACGTGAGTTATCATCGCTTAACCAACAATTAGATGAGATTAAAGAACAATTAGCTGTATTTGATGGTGAAATTGAAAGCTTATATGCTGGAGAAAAAGAATGTCGCCAGCGTGCACTTCATTTATTGAAAACATTCAATCATCTTAAAGGAATGTATCATCAAGTTAACTTCCCGGTTAAGAATGAGGAAACTGAAGAGATGATTAAACGTGCAAACTTCGCCATTCAATTATTATTTGAAACGATTGGACGATTACCTATTAATATTGCAGAGATTGATAAACAGCTTGCTCTAGCACAAGAGTCGATTCAAGAATTATCTAATCGAGTGGAGATTGAGGTTCAACAATCTAAATTAGCCGAACGTTTAATGGTATATGGTCATCGTTATATTGGACGAGAAGGAATGTATGTTGTCGATTTAACGATTGCTGAGGATCAATTCCGTCAAGGAAATTATGAAACAGTGATTGAAAAAATGCGTGAATTATTAAAAGAGATTGAAGGTTCACGTTTTGATTTAACTTATGATCAATTTAAGCAACAATTAGATTGCTATCTATTATAA
- the adhE gene encoding bifunctional acetaldehyde-CoA/alcohol dehydrogenase — translation MTNKITNVEELMSTLETMRAAQREFATFTQEQVDELFYKAAMAINNLRIPLAQMAVEETGMGLVEDKVIKNHYASEYIYNKYRNEKTCGVLSEDLSFGIQKVAEPVGVIGAVIPTTNPTSTACFKCLMAIKTRNAIVISAHPRAKNCTNYTAQVIRETIEAAGAPKGLIAWIDAPSIELTNTVMREVDLILATGGPGMVKAAYSSGTPAIGVGAGNTPVIFHKTCNIPMAVNSLLLSKTFDYGVICASEQSIIVDESIYDAVKTELTKRGALLLNPEQLEAVRKTIIVNGALNAKIVGQPAWKIAELAGFEVPKDTKVLVGEVTDTSLEEPFAHEKLSVVLAMYKSSNHAEAVDMAETLVNHSGLGHTSAIYADELRAEADIQAMASRMRTTTFLINQPTAHGGIGDIFNFALAPSLTLGCGSWGNNSVSENVGPKHLINIKTVAKRRENMLWFKVPSKVYYKFGCLPVALEDLNFDGKKRAFIVTDKVLFDLGYTKQVTDELDRYGIQYTMFTDVHPDPLLSDAKKGAEAMANFKPDVIIALGGGSAMDAAKIMWVLYEHPETNFQDLAMRFMDVRKRIYRFPQMGKKASLVCIATSAGTGSEVTPFAVITDDETGIKYPLADYELTPTMAIVDPVLMLSMPKGLCAASGIDVLTHALESLVATVATEYTIPLSLESAKLVFDYLPESYHGGAEAKVAKEKMANASCMAGMAFSNAMLGLCHSMAHKLGAKFHIPHGIANALLINEVIKYNATDAPFKQGTFPQYETPQAIERYAKAAEYVGLTGRTNEEKVQALLNKIDELKREINIPMSISECGVSEADFLAAVDELAVEAFDDQCTPANPRYPLIEDIKQLYLNAFYGETK, via the coding sequence ATGACAAATAAAATTACAAATGTTGAGGAGTTAATGTCAACTCTTGAAACAATGCGCGCAGCTCAACGTGAGTTTGCCACATTTACACAAGAACAAGTTGATGAATTATTCTACAAAGCGGCAATGGCAATTAATAATTTACGTATTCCGTTAGCACAAATGGCAGTAGAAGAAACGGGAATGGGATTAGTTGAAGATAAAGTTATTAAAAATCATTACGCTTCAGAATATATCTATAATAAATATCGTAATGAAAAAACATGTGGGGTTTTATCTGAAGATTTATCGTTCGGAATTCAAAAAGTTGCTGAGCCAGTAGGGGTAATCGGAGCAGTAATTCCAACAACAAATCCAACATCTACAGCATGTTTTAAATGTTTAATGGCAATTAAAACTCGTAATGCAATTGTTATTTCAGCCCATCCACGTGCTAAAAATTGTACAAACTATACAGCCCAAGTGATTCGTGAAACAATTGAAGCAGCAGGAGCTCCAAAAGGATTAATTGCATGGATCGATGCACCAAGTATTGAATTAACAAATACAGTTATGCGTGAAGTCGATTTAATCTTAGCAACGGGTGGACCAGGAATGGTTAAAGCAGCATACTCTTCAGGAACACCAGCAATTGGAGTAGGGGCAGGTAATACACCAGTTATTTTCCATAAAACATGTAACATCCCAATGGCTGTTAACTCATTATTATTATCAAAAACATTTGACTACGGTGTCATCTGTGCATCAGAACAGTCAATCATTGTTGATGAGTCAATCTATGATGCAGTTAAGACTGAACTTACAAAGCGTGGAGCTTTATTATTAAATCCAGAGCAATTAGAGGCTGTTCGTAAGACAATCATTGTCAATGGCGCATTAAATGCTAAAATTGTTGGACAACCAGCATGGAAAATTGCTGAATTAGCAGGATTTGAAGTTCCTAAGGATACAAAAGTTTTAGTTGGTGAAGTGACTGATACTTCATTAGAGGAACCATTCGCTCATGAAAAATTATCAGTTGTCTTAGCAATGTACAAATCATCTAATCATGCGGAAGCAGTGGATATGGCTGAAACATTAGTTAACCATAGTGGTCTAGGGCATACTTCAGCTATTTATGCAGATGAGTTACGTGCTGAAGCTGATATTCAAGCGATGGCATCTCGTATGCGTACAACAACATTCTTAATTAATCAACCAACAGCACATGGAGGAATTGGAGATATCTTTAACTTTGCTTTAGCGCCATCATTAACTTTAGGTTGTGGTTCTTGGGGGAATAACTCAGTATCAGAAAATGTAGGACCAAAACATTTAATTAATATTAAAACGGTTGCTAAAAGGAGAGAGAATATGCTTTGGTTTAAAGTTCCATCAAAAGTTTATTATAAATTTGGATGCTTACCAGTTGCATTAGAAGACTTAAACTTCGATGGTAAAAAACGTGCATTTATTGTAACAGATAAAGTGTTATTTGATTTAGGATATACAAAACAAGTCACGGATGAGTTAGATCGTTACGGAATTCAATATACAATGTTCACAGATGTTCATCCAGATCCATTACTATCAGATGCTAAAAAAGGTGCTGAAGCAATGGCCAACTTCAAACCAGATGTCATCATCGCCTTAGGTGGAGGATCTGCTATGGATGCAGCAAAAATTATGTGGGTATTATATGAACACCCTGAAACTAACTTCCAAGATCTAGCAATGCGTTTCATGGACGTTCGTAAACGTATCTATCGCTTCCCTCAAATGGGTAAAAAAGCTAGCTTAGTATGTATTGCAACTTCAGCTGGTACAGGTTCAGAAGTCACTCCTTTCGCTGTAATCACAGATGATGAAACAGGAATTAAATATCCATTAGCTGACTACGAATTAACTCCAACAATGGCAATTGTTGACCCAGTCTTAATGTTATCCATGCCAAAAGGATTATGTGCTGCTTCAGGTATCGATGTATTAACTCATGCTTTAGAATCATTAGTAGCAACAGTAGCAACAGAATATACAATTCCATTATCATTAGAATCAGCTAAATTAGTCTTTGATTACTTACCAGAATCTTATCATGGTGGAGCAGAAGCAAAAGTAGCTAAAGAAAAAATGGCTAACGCTTCATGTATGGCAGGGATGGCCTTCTCTAATGCAATGCTTGGATTATGCCACTCAATGGCTCATAAATTAGGGGCTAAATTCCATATTCCTCATGGTATTGCAAATGCATTATTAATTAATGAAGTTATCAAATATAATGCAACAGATGCACCATTCAAACAAGGAACATTCCCTCAATATGAAACTCCTCAAGCAATCGAACGTTATGCTAAAGCTGCAGAGTATGTAGGATTAACAGGACGTACGAATGAAGAAAAGGTTCAAGCGTTATTAAATAAAATTGATGAATTAAAACGTGAAATCAATATTCCGATGAGTATTTCAGAATGTGGTGTATCAGAAGCTGACTTCTTAGCAGCAGTAGATGAATTAGCAGTTGAAGCATTCGATGATCAATGTACGCCTGCTAACCCACGTTACCCATTAATTGAAGATATCAAACAATTATACTTAAATGCATTCTACGGCGAAACAAAATAA
- a CDS encoding GAF domain-containing protein, translating to MFHPTVYQGTLEENYETVLLQLKGLTYEESDLIANLSNASALLNQFLEDINWVGFYLNKGEELVLGPFQGLPACIRIPFHKGVCGYAATTKQTVVVKNVHEFPGHIACDGATNSEIVVPILKDGELIGVLDIDSPRLNRFNEIDQKYLEQFVQIIVETIPTN from the coding sequence ATGTTTCATCCAACTGTTTATCAAGGAACATTAGAAGAAAACTATGAAACAGTATTATTACAATTAAAAGGATTGACTTATGAGGAATCAGATTTGATTGCAAATTTATCTAATGCATCAGCTTTATTAAATCAATTTTTAGAGGACATTAACTGGGTTGGATTTTACTTAAACAAAGGCGAAGAGCTTGTACTTGGACCATTTCAAGGATTACCTGCTTGCATCCGTATTCCATTTCATAAAGGAGTTTGTGGTTATGCAGCTACAACAAAGCAAACAGTTGTCGTTAAAAATGTTCATGAATTTCCTGGACATATTGCCTGTGATGGTGCAACCAACTCTGAAATTGTAGTTCCTATTTTAAAAGATGGTGAACTAATTGGAGTATTAGATATCGATAGTCCTCGCTTAAATCGATTTAATGAAATCGATCAAAAATATTTAGAACAATTTGTGCAAATCATTGTGGAAACCATTCCTACTAACTAA
- the rpsD gene encoding 30S ribosomal protein S4: MARYTGPSWKISRRLGYSILENGKELQKRPYAPGQHGQARKKISEYGLQLQEKQKLRHAYGMTERQFRRTYDRAGKLQGKHGENFLYLLESRLDNLVYRLGLANTRRQARQLVNHGHILVDGQRVDIPSYSVKPGQTISVREKSANLAIIKAALEGTVHRPDFVSFDEATMTGTFVRLPERSEVFADIHENLIVEFYSR, encoded by the coding sequence ATGGCTCGTTATACTGGACCAAGCTGGAAAATTTCTCGTCGTTTAGGATACTCTATCTTAGAAAACGGAAAAGAATTACAAAAACGCCCTTATGCACCTGGGCAACACGGACAAGCTCGTAAAAAAATCTCTGAATACGGATTACAATTACAAGAGAAACAAAAATTACGTCATGCATACGGAATGACTGAGCGTCAATTCCGTCGTACATACGATCGTGCTGGTAAATTACAAGGTAAACACGGTGAGAACTTCTTATACTTATTAGAATCTCGTCTTGATAACTTAGTATACCGTTTAGGATTAGCTAACACTCGTCGTCAAGCTCGTCAGTTAGTTAACCACGGTCACATCTTAGTAGATGGACAACGCGTTGATATCCCATCTTACTCAGTAAAACCAGGACAAACTATCAGCGTTCGTGAAAAATCAGCTAACTTAGCTATCATCAAAGCTGCTTTAGAAGGAACTGTACACCGTCCAGACTTCGTATCATTCGACGAAGCTACAATGACAGGAACATTCGTACGTTTACCAGAACGTTCTGAAGTATTCGCTGACATCCACGAAAACTTAATCGTAGAGTTCTACAGCCGTTAA
- a CDS encoding alpha/beta-type small acid-soluble spore protein, with product MANQSGRNKLVVPGAENAINQMKAEIANEFGVHLGPDATARQNGSVGGEITKRLVAMAQQQLGSK from the coding sequence ATGGCAAATCAATCAGGTCGTAATAAATTAGTTGTTCCTGGTGCCGAAAATGCAATCAATCAAATGAAAGCTGAGATTGCTAATGAGTTCGGTGTTCATCTTGGTCCTGATGCGACAGCGCGCCAAAATGGTTCTGTTGGTGGCGAAATTACTAAACGTTTAGTCGCTATGGCCCAACAACAATTAGGTTCAAAATAA
- a CDS encoding alpha/beta-type small acid-soluble spore protein: MATRNKLIVPGAQEAVDQLKMEIANELGVNFGRKATAEENGAVGGEITRRLIAQAKQSLIK, translated from the coding sequence ATGGCAACACGAAATAAATTAATTGTGCCAGGTGCTCAAGAAGCAGTTGATCAATTAAAAATGGAAATTGCAAATGAACTTGGTGTTAACTTCGGTCGTAAAGCAACTGCTGAAGAAAACGGGGCTGTAGGTGGCGAAATTACTAGACGACTTATTGCCCAAGCTAAACAAAGCTTAATAAAATAG
- a CDS encoding TrmH family RNA methyltransferase produces MLIESSSNPKVKKWMKLKQKKYRYQSNEFIVEGEHLVLEAMNSNVVKEILVKEGSTVHLNPAFNGKQPVYILKENLFTQIASTETPQPIMAVCEMKSKTIERHNRLLLLDRVQDPGNLGTLLRSAVAFGFDGVILGDGCVDVYNEKVIRSTQGAIFKIPIEFHSLKEYVPMLQANGVKVYGTSLENGQPLGEIEEDSQMAFILGNEGQGVNPELLSTTNRNIFIEMTQNIESLNVSIAGSIIMYRFRL; encoded by the coding sequence ATGTTAATTGAATCAAGTAGTAATCCTAAAGTTAAAAAATGGATGAAGTTAAAACAAAAAAAATACCGATATCAATCAAATGAGTTCATTGTTGAAGGTGAACACTTAGTATTAGAAGCAATGAATTCAAATGTTGTTAAAGAAATTTTAGTTAAAGAAGGATCAACGGTTCATTTAAATCCGGCTTTTAATGGAAAACAACCGGTTTATATTTTAAAAGAAAACTTATTTACTCAAATTGCTTCTACTGAAACACCACAACCAATCATGGCGGTCTGTGAAATGAAGTCAAAAACAATTGAACGTCACAATCGTTTATTATTGTTAGATCGTGTTCAAGATCCAGGAAATTTAGGAACCCTTTTAAGAAGTGCTGTCGCGTTTGGTTTTGATGGTGTCATTTTAGGAGATGGATGTGTCGATGTGTACAATGAAAAGGTCATCCGTTCAACACAAGGTGCGATTTTTAAAATTCCAATCGAGTTTCATTCATTAAAAGAATATGTGCCAATGCTTCAAGCGAATGGTGTTAAAGTTTATGGAACAAGCTTAGAAAATGGACAGCCGTTAGGAGAAATCGAAGAGGATTCTCAAATGGCGTTTATTTTAGGCAATGAAGGTCAAGGAGTTAATCCAGAATTACTATCCACAACAAATCGAAATATTTTTATTGAAATGACACAAAATATTGAATCTTTAAATGTTTCGATTGCGGGTAGTATTATAATGTACCGTTTTCGTCTATAA
- a CDS encoding cysteine desulfurase family protein: MIYLDNSATTPVDPEVLNAFVKVNENFWGNPSSLHAFGARAEQLLIQSEKQVLSLLNAKQHKVIFTSGATESNNLAIRGLCHAYKNRGRHIITTPVEHASVHETIEELEAEGFRVTYIDVKGSNADIVKQIQEAICEDTILISCMHVNNEMGMVFPIYEIGQLLKKYPKVKFHVDAVQSVGKIPVDIDKMNIDLLSLSAHKFHGLKGSGALIVNQYLSLTPEITGGHQMYGLRSGTINVAGAVALAKALRLAIEPLQTNYQHVKQLFDHTMNELRKIDGVVVNSNHEHQTPYIINFAAAPIKGETLVHALEEYDVYISAKSACSSKSATASRILLALGISDEVAQESVRVSFSNLSTMEEVDRLIKALKIVVAQLKH, from the coding sequence ATGATTTATTTAGACAATAGTGCGACGACTCCTGTTGATCCAGAAGTTTTAAATGCTTTCGTGAAAGTTAATGAAAATTTTTGGGGTAATCCAAGTTCGTTACATGCATTTGGTGCTCGTGCTGAACAATTACTAATTCAGTCAGAAAAGCAAGTCTTATCCCTATTAAATGCGAAACAACACAAAGTTATTTTTACATCAGGAGCAACTGAGAGTAATAACTTGGCTATTCGTGGGTTGTGTCATGCTTACAAAAATCGTGGACGTCACATTATTACAACCCCTGTTGAGCATGCCTCAGTTCATGAAACAATTGAGGAACTAGAAGCGGAAGGGTTCCGTGTTACATATATTGACGTCAAAGGTAGCAATGCTGATATTGTAAAGCAAATTCAAGAAGCCATTTGTGAAGATACAATTTTAATTTCATGCATGCATGTGAACAATGAAATGGGAATGGTATTTCCAATCTATGAAATTGGTCAATTATTAAAAAAATATCCAAAGGTAAAATTCCATGTTGATGCCGTTCAAAGCGTGGGTAAAATTCCTGTTGATATTGATAAAATGAATATTGATTTATTATCATTATCTGCTCATAAATTCCATGGATTAAAAGGAAGTGGAGCACTAATCGTGAATCAATATTTAAGTTTAACACCTGAAATTACAGGGGGACATCAAATGTATGGCCTTCGTTCAGGAACAATTAACGTAGCGGGTGCAGTTGCGCTTGCTAAGGCTTTACGCTTAGCAATAGAGCCACTGCAAACAAACTACCAACATGTTAAACAATTATTCGATCATACAATGAACGAATTAAGAAAAATTGATGGTGTAGTGGTAAATAGTAATCACGAACATCAAACGCCTTATATCATCAATTTTGCTGCCGCTCCGATTAAAGGTGAAACGTTAGTTCATGCGCTTGAGGAATATGATGTTTATATCTCAGCAAAATCAGCGTGCTCATCTAAATCAGCGACTGCATCACGTATCTTATTAGCATTAGGGATTAGTGATGAGGTTGCACAAGAGAGTGTACGTGTTAGTTTCTCTAATCTATCGACAATGGAGGAAGTAGATCGACTAATTAAAGCTTTAAAAATCGTTGTGGCACAACTAAAACACTAG
- a CDS encoding alpha/beta-type small acid-soluble spore protein: MSRRNKLVVPGAQNAIDQMKYEIAREFGVNLGPDTSSRQNGSVGGEITKRLVAMAQQQLGGTSQK, translated from the coding sequence ATGTCAAGACGTAATAAATTAGTTGTTCCTGGTGCTCAAAATGCAATTGATCAAATGAAATATGAGATTGCTCGAGAATTTGGTGTAAATTTAGGCCCTGATACATCTTCACGCCAAAACGGTTCTGTTGGTGGCGAAATCACTAAACGTCTCGTTGCAATGGCTCAACAACAATTAGGTGGAACATCTCAAAAATAA
- a CDS encoding alpha/beta-type small acid-soluble spore protein, giving the protein MANNSNNSNSNKLLVPGAQNAIDQMKYEIASEQGVQLGADATARQNGSVGGEITKRLVKQAQQQLGSQNQQ; this is encoded by the coding sequence ATGGCTAACAACTCAAATAACTCAAACAGTAACAAACTTCTTGTTCCAGGAGCACAAAATGCTATTGATCAAATGAAATATGAGATCGCTAGTGAACAAGGCGTTCAATTAGGTGCAGATGCAACTGCTCGTCAAAATGGTTCTGTTGGTGGTGAAATCACTAAACGTTTAGTGAAACAAGCTCAACAACAATTAGGTTCTCAAAACCAACAATAA